In a single window of the Pongo abelii isolate AG06213 chromosome 1, NHGRI_mPonAbe1-v2.0_pri, whole genome shotgun sequence genome:
- the ENO1 gene encoding alpha-enolase (The RefSeq protein has 1 substitution compared to this genomic sequence), with product MSILKIHAREIFDSRGNPTVEVDLFTSKGLFRAAVPSGASTGIYEALELRDNDKTRYMGKGVSKAVEHINKTIAPALVSKKLNVTEQEKIDKLMIEMDGTENKSKFGANAILGVSLAVCKAGAVEKGVPLYRHIADLAGNSEVILPVPAFNVINGGSHAGNKLAMQEFMILPVGAANFREAMRIGAEVYHNLKNVIKEKYGKDATNVGDEGGFAPNILENKEGLELLKTAIGKAGYTDKVVIGMDVAASEFFRSGKYDLDFKSPDDPSRYISPDQLADLYKSFIKDYPVVSIEDPFDQDDWGAWQKFTASAGIQVVGDDLTVTNPKRIAKAVNEKSCNCLLLKVNRIGSVTESLQACKLAQANGWGVMVSHRSGETEDTFIADLVVGLCTGQIKTGAPCRSERLAKYNQLLRIEEELGSKAKFAGRNFRNPLAK from the exons ATGTCTATTCTCAAGATCCATGCCAGGGAGATCTTCGACTCTCGTGGGAATCCCACTGTTGAGGTTGATCTCTTCACCTCAAAAG GTCTCTTCAGAGCTGCTGTGCCCAGTGGTGCTTCAACTGGTATCTATGAGGCCCTAGAGCTCCGGGACAATGATAAGACTCGCTATATGGGGAAGG GTGTCTCAAAGGCTGTTGAGCACATCAATAAAACTATTGCACCTGCCCTGGTTAGCAAG AAACTGAACGTCACAGAACAGGAGAAGATTGACAAACTGATGATTGAGATGGatggaacagaaaataaat CTAAGTTTGGTGCGAACGCCATTCTGGGGGTGTCCCTTGCCGTCTGCAAAGCTGGTGCCGTTGAGAAGGGGGTCCCCCTGTACCGCCACATTGCTGACTTGGCTGGCAACTCTGAAGTCATCCTGCCAGTCCCG GCGTTCAATGTCATCAATGGCGGTTCTCACGCTGGCAACAAGCTGGCCATGCAGGAGTTCATGATCCTCCCAGTTGGTGCAGCAAACTTCAGGGAAGCCATGCGCATTGGAGCGGAGGTTTACCACAACCTGAAGAATGTCATCAAGGAGAAATATGGGAAAGATGCCACCAATGTGGGGGATGAAGGCGGGTTTGCTCCCAACATCCTGGAGAATAAAGAAG GCCTGGAGCTGCTGAAGACTGCCATTGGGAAAGCTGGCTACACTGATAAGGTGGTCATCGGCATGGACGTAGCAGCCTCCGAGTTCTTCAGGTCTGGGAAGTATGACCTGGACTTCAAGTCTCCCGATGACCCCAGCAGGTACATCTCGCCTGACCAGCTGGCTGACCTGTACAAGTCCTTCATCAAGGACTACCCAG TGGTGTCTATCGAAGATCCCTTTGACCAGGATGACTGGGGAGCTTGGCAGAAGTTCACAGCCAGTGCAGGAATCCAGGTAGTGGGGGATGATCTCACAGTGACCAACCCAAAGAGGATTGCCAAGGCCGTGAACGAGAAGTCCTGCAACTGCCTCCTGCTCAAAGTCAACCAGATTGGCTCTGTGACTGAGTCTCTTCAAGC GTGCAAGCTCGCCCAGGCCAATGGTTGGGGCGTCATGGTGTCTCATCGTTCCGGGGAGACTGAAGATACCTTCATCGCCGACCTGGTTGTGGGGCTGTGCACTGGGCAG ATCAAGACTGGTGCCCCTTGCCGATCTGAGCGCTTGGCCAAGTACAACCAGCTCCTCAG AATTGAAGAGGAGCTGGGCAGCAAGGCTAAGTTTGCCGGCAGGAACTTCAGAAACCCCCTGGCCAAGTAA